A window of Pullulanibacillus sp. KACC 23026 genomic DNA:
TGCCTTTTTTTCCCGTGCGGTGCTAGAGGCCTTGCCTTTCTTAGATGAAAGGCCTGACGTTATTCATTGCCATGATTGGCAGACAGGGCCAATCAGTGCCCTATTGAAAGCCCATTACAGCAATCATCCGTTTTATCAAGGGATCAAAACTCTTTTCACAATTCATAATCTTAAGTATCAAGGGGTTTATCCAAAGTCAGTCTTGTATGAACTTCTTGATCTGAGTGAGCTTTACTTTACAGAGGATGGTCTTGAATTCTATGGGAATGTCAGTTATATGAAAGCAGGCCTAGCCTTTTCAGATAAATTGACAACGGTTAGCCCTTCTTATGCTGAAGAAATTCAAACCCCCTATTATGGCGAGAAACTCGATGGTTTTTTGAGAAAGCGTGGGCACGATTTGGCAGGGATTATAAATGGGATCGATGTGGATGAGTATAATCCCGGGACGGACCTTTTTCTTGCTGAAAGATTCAAGACAATAGAAGGGAAAGCACTCAATAAGACAGCCCTTCAGAGAGAGCTTGGATTACCGGAACACTCGGATAGGCCTATAATGAGCATGGTGACAAGACTTGTGGAGCAAAAGGGTATGGATCTTGTGCTCCGCGTAATTCATGAAATCCTTCAGGAACAGGTTCAATTCGTTATTCTTGGAACAGGTGAGGAAGCCTACGAACAGGCTTTTAAGGCTCTTGCTCGTGAGTATCCGGAGAAATTTGTATTTTGCTGCTATTTTGATGAAGGGTTAGCAAGACGAATTTATGCAGGTTCGGACCTTTTTCTAATGCCATCCAAATTTGAACCGTGCGGGATTGGACAGTTATTTGCGCTTCGCTATGGAACGCTCCCCATTGTTCGGGAAACGGGTGGTTTGAAGGATACGGTAATATCCTATAATGAGTTTACAAATGAAGGTAATGGCTTTACTTTTGCCAATTATAATGCTCATGACATGCTCTATACCATTGAGCGCGCTTTATGGTTTTATCACTTTCAACCGAGTAAATGGATGGAACTCGCAGATCGGGCCTTACACCTCGATTTCAGTTGGGACCAATCCGCTGCTCACTACATAGAGCTTTATTATGAACTTCTTAATCAATCCGCTCAAGCTTGGAGCATGAGTTGACAATTAAACATCCGGCCATTATTGTTAGAAGAGGTACAGTACTGCTAAAGTGGCACTATTATTAATAAGAACGAGTGGATCGCGATGAACAGGGCCTTATATGTAGGCATTTTAATAATACGAATCAATCAAGAGGATCTTATATGTAAAAGCATATAAGATCCTCTTTTTTTTAATGCTTTAGCGTGGTAACTGTTCAGAGAATTAGCATAGAGGTGAACAGCATGATTGAATTAGATGGCAGTCATTTAACCATTAAGGAATTTGAAAAAATCGTTCTTTTGGATGAAAGCGTGAAGGCAACGGATGAGAGCTGGGAACGGGTTCAAGAAAGCCGTCGGGCTGTTGAATCAGTTGTCGAAAATGGGCAAATCGTTTATGGGATTACGACAGGCTTTGGGAAGTTGAGCGATGTGTATATTGCTCGAGAGGATGTTGAGGACTTGCAGCTTAATCTCATTAGAAGCCATGCCTGCGGAGTGGGAGCTCCTTTTCCTGAAAAAGTAGCCAGAGGCATGCTTTTGTTGAGAGCGAATGCACTCTTAAAAGGGTATTCCGGTGTCCGTCAGGAAGTGATCGAGCGCTTATTAGATTTATTGAATCATCAAATTCATCCTGTTATCCCGCAGCAAGGCTCACTTGGAGCAAGTGGGGACCTCGCTCCTCTTGCTCATTTGGCCCTTGTTTTAATTGGAGAGGGAGAGGTCATTTATAAGGGAGAACGTCTGGACACGAATCTTGTTTACGATCAATTAGGCTGGTTGCCTTTGCGTTTGTCCGCTAAAGAGGGATTAGCACTCATTAATGGAACACAGGCGATGACATCTCAAGGTGTCATTAATTTACTTAAAGCGATTCGTCTAGCGCGTCTATCAGAAGTAACGGCTGCTCTAACAATGGAGGCATTAGAAGGCGTTATGACAGCTTTCGATGAAGCAGTCCATGTGGCAAGAGGCTATCAAGAACAAATTGATGTTGCCCGCCGAATGAGAGCTTATCTAGACAGGAGTGAGTTGACGACGAATCAAGGTGAAAAGCGCGTTCAGGATGCGTATTCACTGAGATGTATTCCTCAAGTGCACGGTGCCTCGTGGCAAACGATTCAGTATGTCAAAGAAAAACTGACGATCGAGATGAACGCGGCGACTGACAACCCGCTTATTTTTGATGGAGGTGCCAAAATCATTTCGGGAGGGAATTTTCATGGCCAACCGATTGCCTTCGCTATGGATTTTCTTAAGATTGGGGTAGCAGAACTGGCAAATATTTCGGAGAGACGAATTGAACGGCTTGTTAACCCGCAGTTAAATGACTTGCCGCCTTTTCTGAGCCGGCATCCTGGTGTTGAATCGGGAGCGATGATTTTACAATATACTGCTGCTTCACTTGTTTCAGAGAATAAGACATTAGCGCACCCGGCAAGCGTTGATTCCATTCCATCGTCAGCGAATCAAGAAGACCATGTCAGTATGGGGACAACGGGAAGCAGACATTGCGCCCAAATTATTGAAAATGTGAGTCGGGTGTTGGCCATTGAATGCTTTTGTGCCTTACAAGCCCTTGAATTCCGTGACCGCAAGAAGCTGGCCCCGAGAACCCGAGCGATCTATGAAGCAGGAAGGCGTCTTGTGGAAGCCGTTGAACATGACCGCGTCTTTTCTCATGATATTGAAAACATCCATCAATGGTTTGAATCGGAGGAATGGAACAGCCTGCTCTTACCGATTGATGAAGAATAAGATCAACCATCCGCTTCTTTAATAGAGCGGGTGGTTTTCTTTTTACTAAGAAACTGATACTTGCTGAACATTCAACCTCGTTTCATTTAAACCTCTGCTAAAAAAAGCCTTAACGTTTTATATCTTTCATACAATTTAGATATAGATAAAAAATGTTAAGAGGGGGAAATCAACATGATCGCCAAAAGGATTCGGTCACCAAGGGGAACACAGTTAACAACAAAAGGCTGGGAGCAGGAGGCCGCCCTTCGAATGCTGTGCAATAATTTGGATCCAGAAGTAGCTGAAAATCCGGAAGAATTGGTCGTCTATGGCGGAAGGGGAAAGGCTGCCCGCAGCTGGGAGGCATTTGAAGCCATTGTTCAATCCCTCAAAAAGCTAGAGAACGATGAAACGCTGCTCGTTCAATCTGGAAAACCGGTAGGCGTGTTTAAAACTCATGAACGAGCTCCGCGGGTTCTTTTATCTAACTCGGTTCTTGTCCCGAAATGGGCCAATTGGGAGCATTTCCATGAACTTGAAAAAGCAGGCCTCATGATGTATGGGCAAATGACTGCAGGAAGCTGGATATATATTGGAAGTCAAGGGATT
This region includes:
- the glgA gene encoding glycogen synthase GlgA; the encoded protein is MNSLFAASECAPFIKTGGLGDVIGALPKALVKKGVSVSVILPKYKDLSEKYGHEFTFVRSFEVPVGRRRQYCGLFKLESEGVTYYLLDNEQYFKRHGSYGFYDDGERFAFFSRAVLEALPFLDERPDVIHCHDWQTGPISALLKAHYSNHPFYQGIKTLFTIHNLKYQGVYPKSVLYELLDLSELYFTEDGLEFYGNVSYMKAGLAFSDKLTTVSPSYAEEIQTPYYGEKLDGFLRKRGHDLAGIINGIDVDEYNPGTDLFLAERFKTIEGKALNKTALQRELGLPEHSDRPIMSMVTRLVEQKGMDLVLRVIHEILQEQVQFVILGTGEEAYEQAFKALAREYPEKFVFCCYFDEGLARRIYAGSDLFLMPSKFEPCGIGQLFALRYGTLPIVRETGGLKDTVISYNEFTNEGNGFTFANYNAHDMLYTIERALWFYHFQPSKWMELADRALHLDFSWDQSAAHYIELYYELLNQSAQAWSMS
- the hutH gene encoding histidine ammonia-lyase, which produces MIELDGSHLTIKEFEKIVLLDESVKATDESWERVQESRRAVESVVENGQIVYGITTGFGKLSDVYIAREDVEDLQLNLIRSHACGVGAPFPEKVARGMLLLRANALLKGYSGVRQEVIERLLDLLNHQIHPVIPQQGSLGASGDLAPLAHLALVLIGEGEVIYKGERLDTNLVYDQLGWLPLRLSAKEGLALINGTQAMTSQGVINLLKAIRLARLSEVTAALTMEALEGVMTAFDEAVHVARGYQEQIDVARRMRAYLDRSELTTNQGEKRVQDAYSLRCIPQVHGASWQTIQYVKEKLTIEMNAATDNPLIFDGGAKIISGGNFHGQPIAFAMDFLKIGVAELANISERRIERLVNPQLNDLPPFLSRHPGVESGAMILQYTAASLVSENKTLAHPASVDSIPSSANQEDHVSMGTTGSRHCAQIIENVSRVLAIECFCALQALEFRDRKKLAPRTRAIYEAGRRLVEAVEHDRVFSHDIENIHQWFESEEWNSLLLPIDEE